aattatgtaatggtaatTTATGTAATTACTAGGCATTCATTTAATATTTGTCAATAGTGACACTTACTTTCacatataaaaaattgaaaatcccATATATTGCATATttcaaataatgatttttaaccGAACGCATTTGAAGTCCTAAAAAGAAAGTATATACTAGATACGAAGAAGTAAGACGGCGAAGCAAGTAAATTAAATTCCTCGACCTTCCTTCTGCGCTCCATTTAAAAATCTCATCTAAGAGGGTTGAACGAATCCTCCCAATACGATGCGATAACCTCAATGAGCTGCGAGTTTCTGTTGGTTCTTGCACTCCACTCCCCGGACGCTCCTCTAGGGCCGCCTAACTTAGTTCCAGGGAAACTGAATCTCCAGGAAGGTCCATCTTCTGCAGTATCGATTGTTGAGGCATTTGGCAAAGTTCCTCCGCGGCGCACGCAAATGGAAACTGTGAATTCTCTGCCCGGATCCTCGCTCCACTCCTTTGCACcgcctttttttcttcatcctcGCCATTCCTTCAGTTCCCGGCGCAACCCCCGTCAGCCCCTCCCCGAACACCCCACCGCGTATCTGCTCAAGGAGAGATATCCCAGCCCGCAGTAACAGCgcagtaaaaataaatctgcCACACTCCTCGCGCCCTTTTTTCCGCATACTCTCTCCCTACCACAACCCCTTCTTTCCCCCTTGCAAACAGCGCTCTGACCCCCTCCCCCGCTATTCTTCTACAGGAGCGAGTTTACACAAAGCTCCTGTGGTTACAACCCTATGCTTGTGTTCCGCCAACAATAGTCGGGCCTTTACCCGCCCGCCCTCCGGCCAGTTCCCAAACTTCCCGCCAGGGGCGCGCCGTCTTCTGTCAGATCTCCAGCGGGGGTAGAGCGAGTTGCAGATGCCTCGGGCCACGCCGCGTTGTCACGTGATCCGCTGATATCGGCGCGCTGTGGCAGCGGCGCAGAAGCGATCAAATCACGTACAACCTCCATCGCGCAGCGAAATTCTTGTGCGCTTGTGTAGGGATTGatgtttgttaaaaaataaacacatggcATTCTAATAACACATtattttctaagttgtgatatttgaaaGTTTGTTTTCAATCACATTTTTAATACTGAATAGATATGCATAAAACTTTAAACATATCGAGGTTATATAAATTTAAGAAGTTCCATCCCAAACTCAATATAATGCGTTAACAcgtaagtattaaaataaatcaaaatatgtAAGGCACTTAAtatgaaacatatatatatatacatatataaatacatatatatatatatatgtgtatatatatatatatatagcccgaTGTGTGACTAAATAGCTCACTATCTGACTGAATTACTGACTCACTtatctaaacaatttttaaccCACTTCCAGATGAactagaaatttaaatttttgactgTGGGTAGTTCTTGTCCCACAAACCCATTCAATTTTCAAATCTATCAACAATTTAAAGAGCCGAGCATCTTGCTATTGTTCCAGAATAATCATCATGGCAACATGATCGGacttttgtttgtttgtaagcCATGGCCATAGAATAAACATGTTAAGAGAAAAACTTTGCTCTATTATGTTGGCTATGTATTGTTTGCAGCAGAGAGGTATTTGAAAATCATTGCGTCCTCATCGATTGAAGTTTTATATTGCGTGTGCTATTTCTTACTGAAATGAATTATTCTATGACATAAACGTTGTTTATGAGAGCGTTccggttaaaatttatttttcaattaaggAATGTTAATGTTAGATGTAaagcacaataaatttttttcaactatTTGCATCCCGCTGCACGTTTTACATAAATGTGAAAACGTACGAGACATTTAAAACCTTTATCGAAGAAATAACACCATAATTATCTAGGTTTTATACTCTTACAAATAAGATTAAATAGTGCTCACATATCAAAGCTGAAAGCAAACTTCGTAAATTCACACCTTTAGTAGTAACAGTCGCCTTAAATTCCAGCATACTGAAATAATCTTTATCTACCAACCAGAGAACAAACAGTAATGAGTGCGCCGGAAAGCCATGCTAGTATCGACCAGGCAATCCTTCTACACCAATCAGCAAGGAATTGGAGTGTTTGAATGCCAACCTTCTCAGGAAAAGGCACAGATATTCCCATCCATTTCTTGAAGCAATTTGAGGATTACTCCAAGCTATTTGATCTGAGCaaagtggaaaaacaaaaaagctTGAGCATGCGCTAAAAAGTCATGCATTTTATTGGTATGAGATGTTGCAGACGACCATAAACTCGTACCAACAGTTTAAAGAAACATCCTGACAGCATTTCTTACTTGAGTCTGGGAGCTCAAGGCAACCTGAGCGAACAGCTAGAAATAGAGCGATATGACACGAAACAGTGAATGTGATTGCAGGCAAATTTGTACAGCATGTACTAGATAATCCTTTATTTAAATCTCATCAAATCAGATGACAAGTTCAATGCTAATGTGCTTACTCAACTGCCACTAAAATACCAAATTCAGTTAGCCGGCAGAACCTAAAATTATGTAGACTAGTTAAGAGAGCAGTTGTTGACATTAGACGAAATATAAATAGAAAATCTCAGCGGAAACCAGACACCACGAGAGAAGCCAAAAATCAAATCTTCATATCAAAAGCTGTTGCCTGTCCATAACGCATGGCGTAACTAGGACATCCGGCCTAATGATGACCGGCAGGCAGCCATGCACTACTTAAACTGCAGAACCGTGATGAGACTCCAACTTACAAATGTCCATTCAAGAGGTAGTTCCAAAGACAGAACTGATGAAATGCCCAGGTACAAACTTTCATTGAAGAGGTAGCCCCAAAGACAGAACTGATGAGACTACAAGGTACCAATGTTAATTCAAGAGGTAGTCCCATAGACAGAACTGATGAGACTCCAAGGTACCAACGTTCATTTAAGAGGTAGTACCAAAAACTTAACTGATGATACTCCAAGGTACCAAGTTCATTAAGAGATAGTCCCAAAAACATAACTGATGATACTCCAAGGTACCAACATTCATTCAAGAGGTAGTCCCAAAGACATAACTGATGAGACTCCAAGGTACCAATGTTCATTCTAGAGGTAGTCCTAAAGACAGAACTGATGAGACTCCAAGGTACCAACGTTCATTCAAGAGGTAGTCCCAAAGACATAACTGATGAGACTCCAAGGTACCAGCATTCATTCAAGAGGTAGTCCCAAAGACATAACTTATGAGACTCCAAGATACCAATGTTCATTCAAGAGGTAGTCCCAAAGACAGAACTGATGAGACTCCAAGGTACAAACGTTCATTCAAGAGGTAGTCCCAAGGACAGAACCAACAGAGGCGTACTCCTGTGCACAAGAACAAAACATGGAGGTCCAGCAACAAGAAGTACAACAGCGACCATGAAGGAGAGCGAAGGCAGAACAACCACCAGAGGAAGGATGACCGCAGGCGATCCCTATTTCCTGAGTCAAGGACACTCATTAATTCCGTATACCACAGGGTCATGCGTACTCGGAGGACTAGTACATTGATGTATGCAAGCCGCACAAGACTTCCGAGCACCAGCAGTCTATCATTGAGCGGAAGACCGACCACTACAACCAAGTTCCCAGCTGAACAATGGTTATGGTACAGATCGCACGACACAGAAATAACTCTATCAGCAATGAAGTGTCCACATCAGTCCATCCACCCTTCGCATCGCCATCGCAGCTTCGGCTCAGCTAATTCGCACGCAACAGCTCACAAAGCCTGCTGCAGGGACCGAGACCTGTGTCAGTGAGTATCCCAAGGTCTCAGCAGATATAAGGACTGTTTACTTTATATCCACGAAGCACTCCCACCCCATGAATGTGAGCATTTGTTTAGTGGCCAGTATGAATTAGTGCTAATAAACTCATATTATCTACCGAAGAATGCGATAAAGCTAGAACTTGGTTACCTACCTACAAGTATGAAGTACGAGAATTTGTATCCCATAAATTGTGTTCAGGTCGGTTACCTTGTACTACGAAAGACATCGCTGACTTGCAAGAAGTGGGAATTTGCAACCcacaaacttttttattttttgacgtgacgtctaataaatcgatgaacgccggctgcacgcacgaaaaagtgtcccactacggatgtgtcctatttgctcattgtacgcatgcgtggcatctctcttcatgctcattgtagggcctacacatgcgtggcatctctcttccactcgattggaacgaccatcgatttgacttttcaatcatattttcgtcgtttgaattattaatattatgtaatttaacgatcgtccaccaattttcagcacaatcggtacagttatttaaaagtaatgttgaatattgaaatacgttttgaaccaacaatggtgttttactgttacacataataattcaaattacaaccgggatcttttgcacaatgttttaaaaaatattgtaacacattataaataagtttgttgtatttgggatgcgtatttgttataaaatcgagttataaaaacgaaataatattattcccctaccatgaacaaattttttataaatgtatatataacatctgaaactttaaaatttataatatggcctcgtggctgagcgatcAGTGGCGCTATCTTCTTTTTGTAAGGTTATCGGTTCGAATGCCGTCAAATgtgagtattttttttgtacttgtaaaaataaatacggcgcacgtaacatttcaaaagtaataaatatatttgaatattgaatgcaattaaatgtaaatttattagttaaattgtacatttcatttcactcctttgtatccatacaaaatagtgataattcaataaaattattcaattttattcataaaagtggcAGAGgcagattttatcatacaaatgatagaaaatttttaaaaaaattcttcttcaaagaatataatatttttaatgcctaaattgtttggtttcaaaaacctattacggctcagtctcaggccgaatatgatatttcctttttttctggatcaatcatttcatcaatgtttgttatgacgttgtcacgttaaactatcgtccgtaaaccgactttacagacaacctatttttttatttactggacCCTATGAAACTAACGaagtaataattgaaaatttttacacGTTAGCTGAAACTGTAACAAAACGTGTGATTGGCGGGTATAACATTACACAGTTGCGTGAGTATAAGGCACTTTTAGTTGTAAACGCCTTAATGTGTCAGATCGTAATATTCCGAGATTTTTTTGTGAAGCTAATTCAGAAGTTAAGTcagctaaaataaataaaataataagtgtaGTCTCATGTTAACAGACTTTAATAAGCGATATCGTGTAACTCGGTGTTGTCTTAAGGTTTTAACACGCCGAGGAGTCACGTGGAGAAGTGACTATCAGTGTTTTGTTCGACTGAGCTAGTATGTCAGTCGATGTCCGTCGTCAATGCGTGTTGTCACCAACGTCTATATTATTTGTGTCACAATTCGACTAAGGTCAGTGTACctatataaataatgttattattgCGATTTGCGTGTGTACCCGCCGTGTTAAACATGACACTTTAGCATCTGCAATACAAAACTAGTCAGAAACAAAAAATGCAATACCAACGCACGAGAGCTTATGTTTACATTTTGGAAAAACGTATTGTCCAGTATGGGTTTAATTTGTTAGACTGTGTTTTCTGAATAATAATTTGTCTATACCTGAAGAATAAATATGAAGCTATTCTCCAGGAACGCCGGCACGCAGAAGAAGTGTAGAttctttgtgtgtttttaagtgtGAACACAAACACGGCTAACAGGGTTAGTAAAAAGCAATTACAAACAACATGCAAAGATTAGTTACACTTTAATTTAAcctgtacatttaaaaaaaaattaaaaatttaggaaaGCAGCAGTAACACACAATCACACTCTTCTCTGATTTCAGAAGGTTCTGAAACAGTTAGGATGGCAGTCTCACAGGAATGCAAAGAAGTGAAGAAGATATCACTTCATGTGCAAATTTTACACACCCgctaattaaatgtaatttttaacagaaggtagaaaaacaaaatttttatgtgATCCCAAACGAAAGGCTGAAATGTTatcttaattttttgtttatatttctgACATGTAAAAGGACCCTATAAACTAATATAGAATCACGCGTCTTAAACATACACATTGCACTGATTCTATTGGATATTTCTGTGTATCGTCGAGAGGTAAAGTAGGGTTTCTTGTACTAAAACAACGGGAATAGAGGGGGTTAAACTTGTGCCGCGATTTAAATGCAATGTTAACTTTGAAGAATTCCACATTCTCCCACACACATAACAAGACAACATTGTTTAGTACAGGGGTACTACAGTAGTATATATTGAAAAATCAAAGGTGCGTAAGTGAATTGACATGCCTACAAGAGACGTAAGACCACATGCCACCTAAAACAACAAGCAAGTCTGGtttctttacattatttttttcgcCTTTAGCTGTATGAAAGAAGCGACAGTGAGTCCTCAAAAAATCTGAGTTGACcctgaaaagaaagaaaaaggttAGGTGAGGAGCCATATGACACCCTCCTTTATGAAGATGAAACCGCGCCAACGGAAAGTGgaagaaaaaagagaaaaaaatgatAGCTCGCAGAAAAGGGCTTCTTGAATAACAAAGAGAAAGCGAAAGATTATTGCAAAAAGGTGCACTGAAAACAATGTAACAATTGCAGGAATCAAACTGTACATATTAGATTTAATATGTTAGTGAAGTTAAGTTTTATTGATTTGAATTATAACTTTTAATTGCAAAAGATAGCCACGGCAAAGAGCCATGACTTTGCACTGAAAAGAAAAACTTcgttgaggtaaaaaaaaaataattacggtgCAGCAAAGAAACACAAGTGTAAAATtgtaatgttaaaacattttagtaacttattaatattatatgtatAGTCAACAGGTATAATTgcatcattttgaaattaaaaatattgctgAAAAATCGTACCCATATATTTATCACTGAAATAAGCGCAGGTAGAGATCTTGCGTGTACAACAGTGTGAGTTTTTACATAATAAAGTACGTAACAGCATGTCAGTTAACGTGTgcgataaatgtaaaataaacttaaacaaCGTAAATAGTAAAACATAGAAATTGCAGTGCTGTGTAAAATAGGAGGGGAATAGCCGAAGTAATAAAGATTAGGCAAGACTATGCCTACAGAGCAGCCATAGGTGAGCCGCTGCTATGGTCCATGTCTGGCAATGCAAAGAACCGCCCAGGTCCGTCTATTGGGCGGAATGGCGCACACAGCAGCGAGTCTGGTGGGTCGCTGATATGAAACCTGTTCGTCACTGCAAGGGACCGCCCAGATCCGTCTTTTGGGCGGAATGGCGCACTCAGCAGCGAGTCTGGTGGGTCGCTGATATGAACCCTGTTCGGCACTGCAAGGGACCGCCCAGGTCCGTCTAGTGGTTGGAATGGCGCACTCAGCAGCGAGTCTGGTGGGTCGCTGATATGAATCGAGTCTGGCACTGCAAGGGACCTCCCAGGTCCATCTGGTGGTTGGAATGGCGCACTCAACAGCGAGTCTGGTGGGTCGCTGATATGTACCCTGTCTGGCACTGCAAGGGACCACCCAGGTCCGTCTAGTGGTTGGAATGGCGCACTCAACAGCGAGTCTGGTGGGTCGCTGATATGAACCCTGTTCGGCACTGCAAGGGACCGCCCAGGTCCGTCTAGTGGGTGGAATTGCGCACTCAGCAGCGAGTCTGGTGGGTCGCTGATATGTACCCTGTCTGGCACTGCAAGGGACCGCCCAGGTTCGTCTAGTGGGTGGAATGGCGCACTCAACAGCGAGTCTGGTGGGTCGCTGATATGTACCCTGTCTGGCACTGCAAGGGACCGCCTAGGTCCGTCTAGTGGGCGGAATGGTGCACTCAGCAGCGAGTCTGGTGGGTCGCTGATATGTACCCTGTCTGGCACTGCAAGGGACCGCCTAGGTCCGTCTAGTGGGCGGAATGGTGCACTCAGCAGCGAGTCTGGTGGGTCGCTGATATGAACCCTGTTCGGCTCTACAAGGGACCGCCCAGGTCCGTCTAGTGGGCGGAATGGCGCACACAG
Above is a genomic segment from Bacillus rossius redtenbacheri isolate Brsri chromosome 7, Brsri_v3, whole genome shotgun sequence containing:
- the LOC134534405 gene encoding proline-rich protein 36-like produces the protein MSIKDQKDWVFNSRLEPNRVHISDPPDSLLSAPFHPLDGPGRSLVEPNRVHISDPPDSLLSAPFRPLDGPRRSLAVPDRVHISDPPDSLLSAPFRPLDGPRRSLAMPNRFHISYPPDSLLCAPFRPLDGPGRSLVEPNRVHISDPPDSLLSAPFRPLDGPRRSLAVPDRVHISDPPDSLLSAPFRPLDGPRRSLAVPDRVHISDPPDSLLSAPFHPLDEPGRSLAVPDRVHISDPPDSLLSAQFHPLDGPGRSLAVPNRVHISDPPDSLLSAPFQPLDGPGWSLAVPDRVHISDPPDSLLSAPFQPPDGPGRSLAVPDSIHISDPPDSLLSAPFQPLDGPGRSLAVPNRVHISDPPDSLLSAPFRPKDGSGRSLAVTNRFHISDPPDSLLCAPFRPIDGPGRFFALPDMDHSSGSPMAAL